A section of the Diabrotica virgifera virgifera chromosome 8, PGI_DIABVI_V3a genome encodes:
- the LOC126890330 gene encoding uncharacterized protein LOC126890330, which translates to MWRPWENSALEIVENNEVEIVEENEEILPPNNPENAAGPSRGSIKKPERKHLSKDAKEIVLNVFNGLCEELERHESVLKTAALTKVSCATVYRIIKEGITNRQKRSDFGLHQSIEQHLLGPISETIYNMFAGNIIPTLNQILAELKSKNIINCCKSTLRKFLLSNGFKYKTINKRHTIMESARLIKWRNEYLEKITEYRNSGRKIYYLDETWFDTNETIGKGWSNDNVKCKVNVPPSRGKRICVLHCGGEDGWVTDSLLLSAKDIKDSCLDYHQDITGELFESWFKNNLLPLADNSVIVLDNASYHSRQLKKIPNKYSRKDEL; encoded by the coding sequence ATGTGGCGTCCATGGGAGAATAGTGCATTAGAAATTGTTGAGAATAATGAAGTAGAAATTGTTGAAGAAAATGAGGAAATTCTACCACCAAATAATCCTGAAAATGCTGCTGGACCAAGTAGAGGAAGTATTAAAAAGCCAGAAAGAAAACATTTATCCAAAGACGCTAAAGAAATTGTGTTAAATGTGTTTAATGGATTATGTGAAGAACTGGAACGGCACGAGAGTGTTTTAAAAACTGCGGCTTTAACAAAAGTTTCATGTGCTACTGTATATCGAATTATAAAGGAGGGCATTACAAATAGACAAAAAAGGAGCGACTTTGGACTACATCAATCTATTGAGCAACATCTTTTAGGTCCCATTTCAGAAACCATTTATAATATGTTTGCAGGTAATATTATACCCACACTTAACCAAATTTTAGCTgaattaaaatctaaaaatattattaattgctgTAAATCAACTTTAAGAAAATTTTTACTATCAAATGGTTTTaagtataaaacaatcaataAACGACATACTATAATGGAAAGTGCCCGTTTAATAAAATGGCGTAATGAATATTTGGAAAAGATAACCGAGTACAGAAATAGCGGAAGAAAAATTTATTACTTAGATGAAACGTGGTTTGACACTAACGAAACAATTGGCAAAGGTTGGAGTAATGACAATGTAAAGTGCAAAGTTAATGTACCACCTTCCAGGGGCAAACGAATATGCGTTTTGCATTGTGGAGGGGAAGATGGTTGGGTAACCGATAGCTTACTATTAAGTGCAAAAGACATTAAAGACAGTTGTTTGGACTATCATCAAGATATTACGGGTGAACTTTTCGAATCGTGGTTTAAAAATAACTTATTACCTTTAGCAGACAACAGTGTTATTGTTTTAGATAATGCATCATATCATtctagacaacttaaaaaaattccgaATAAATACTCTAGAAAGGATGAATTGTAA